ACTGTGGGGGGAAAGTTAATTAAATGTGGCATAAAAGAATGTTTTTCATATAACTTCATTgtatcttaattactcaaaatataaaaaggtgactaaaaatggcaaccatattttcagtttcggCAACCAAAGGCTGATGCCTTGTTGCCAGCGTGGcaaacacttttaaaagttagcGTTGAGACCTGATATAAAAAGGTATGAAAAATGATCTGAACACGCTAATGTGGGCACAAaaatagcagctttaaatttaTCTGACCTACTGTGAACAACACCAGTTTTAAATTTATCTGACCGACAGCAAACATGAGCTAATAATAGCCTTAGTCTCAGATCCATACCAGTCACGCAACTCATGTGTTCCTCAGTAAGGGCCAGCTCCACCGGTTTGACCTCCCCTTCCcgtctccctctgtcttcttGCTTGTCTGGAGAACAgccatttaaatgtttatctgctaaagaaaaggaaaggaattacacacacacattttttctctGCGCAGAGTCTTAGACTTAGTCAATATTTTTTCCACTTACTTCTGGTGAGCAATCTGTTGAAGGTAAAATAGTGTGTAATGGTATAacttaaaaaggtccagtgtgtaggatttagtggcatctagtgatgaaattgcagattgcaaccatttgaatacagatcgcctcaccctccctttccaagcTTGTAGCAGAAACCACGGTAGCCGCGAACGGCCCTGTCTAcaaccagtgtttggtttgtctgttctgggctactgtagaaacatggcgacctccatggaaggggacccgctccctatgtgcGCATGTACCAACGTGCATGCTGTCTGTTGCCATTGCGCCGtctcgtcttactttttccaacttttagctttcccttttcttgtaaaaaacttgagtaacttttgtgtaagtgtaatttacactacgctctttacgaaaatgagaatACAGagtgttttgggggttttttcgCTGTGAAACAACTCCTTCTGCTACTcagtcagggcaccgctgcagaacaACTGtgtggccgcattgtttacaccagggaacagctgatcatgcTGAAGCCGAGCGCATAGctccaggacaaccgatgtccccactgagatctagAGGAGGACacgacacaccgaggatgcagaggtggaacaaaggggcgagggaagagagagagtggtccagacaaaagatacttaagaacaagagatttaaaccgtgtctgccttctcttgcaatgggcaacgtgagatcactggcaaataaaatggacaagctaATGACGTTAGCCCAGAGTTAGAcagagttccgtgagtgtagttagatgtgcttctcagagacatggctacaccaggatatcccggatcataacgttttcATCGACAGCTTTCAGATTGTTCGGGCCTACAGGGATCACACTGGGAgtggtaagcggaaaggcagcgggcttgctgttctggttaataacagatggtgtaacccttttcacattactatcaagctGAGTATCTGTAGcacggacattgaactgttagctgtgggactccggctattttatctgccacgtgaattctcacatgccattgttgtggctatTTATCCCCCCCccgctaacccggcatcggcgtgcaacgccattcacactgccatagaacaactccagactcaacacctgagtgcactcatattaatctcgggtgacttcaaccatgtcagtgtttcaacatcACTgcctaatttcacccagtatgtgagttgtcctactaaaGAGGaaaggacactggacctgctgtatgctaacgttaaggacgcatacagctacAATAAATGTATACTAACAAGTATTGAgagtgtatccaaagcctgatatcttattcctctgtgccattgttatccaaaaacTACTGAAAGCACATCACTGAGCCACAACGTtgtactgggtgacatgttccttcattaccattattgttttttgtattttcatgtgatttgttgataataaaaagcaacaaatgtgTGCCATTTTCAATATATTCTGTCCACATCAACTTACAAGCAAATGTAGTGTATGTCAGTACCTCTCTCAGACTCTGTGAACCTCTGTTCATTGCCGTCATCCTCTCCATCGGTGTATGGAGATTGCTGATACCGCTTTATCTTCTTCTGCTTACCGTACAGATTGTACCTTCGCCCTCTCCGGCTCCACCAGTGCCCTTGGGAGCATACCAACTGGGCCCGTTGGCGCCAGCTCTTCCAGTGCTGGGTGAGCCGAAATCCCAGGCCTCCATAGGATCGCAAACGCTGCCAGCGCCTGAGCCTCCTCAGAGCCCTGTACCTGCTGAGGTGGGACCTGAACAAGTCCCCTGCTTTGGGCTGGGAGACAGTATCCTCTACAGTGACATCACCACCTTCTTCTGGCTTCTGTTGTGGTCCATAATGTTGGTGTTGTTGTGAATGAGGGTGCTGGGTGGACTGGGAAGTAAAGTCTGGGATCTCCCACTCCACCTCTGCCTGgtctccttcctcttccactatctcctcctcttcttcttcctcctcctcttcctcctcctcattgtTATCCCAACCCTTGCCCTCAAACTCACCCTTCTCCTCCCCATCCAgattgttttcttcttcctcatcacCTATTGCCTCAATCCTACCCATCCTATCCTCTTCGTCTCCATACTCGCCCGTCCACACCTTCTCTTTCTGCCCCAGTCTGAGGTGCATGGGGCCGGGTACACTGTGGCCTGACACTGGGACTATGAGGTGGTCTCCTGGAATCCCAcctaaacacaaacatgagCAGTGATTAACTGTATCAGCTGTGTTCAAATCATAATTGAAAAACTGGTACtaggaaatgtttggcatatttGCTTGTAAAACAACTTTGATTTGATaagggatttgaaaggattcagaTTCAATATGCAGATTCGAATGGATAAAATGTTATCAAACTCTAAGCCTAATAATGATTATATTCCCTATAACTTTAACTGTGGGTGTGTTGGCATTACTTGCAATTTACAATTTGAATTTTCTAATATTCATTCCAGTTAAGACAACCTGAAGAAACAGATAAATGTAAGCTTTAGTTCAGATGGTGAAATTTATTCAGGCATCTTTGCAAACTAGGTGGTGATGGAAGCAAGATGACACACTGAATACTTTCTATCTTAAGTCACTAACCAGACAATAAGGAAGCAAAGGTAATTCAAGAGAATGTACTGTACCATCCACTCCTATCTCATGACTGAATGCAAAACATTCTcctgtggctgtggcttagtggtagagtggtcGGAAGTTtgtcccggcttcccccagctcACAAGtcaaagacactgaaccccaaattgaaTGAATGGGATGAatgtgtagtgtgtgaagcactttaaaTGGTTGGATGACTTGAaaaagtgctatacaagtacagtgcATTTACCATTTAAAGAGCATTGTTACATAACACAGCTTGTGCTAGAACAACTGATTAATTAGTAagtcagacagaaaaacagacaagaaaattattattaacaaaaaattttgataatcaattaatcatttaagtgatTTTTCAAGCATGCCAGACAAGTAATTTATTGACATCATCTTGGGTTTTAGGAATCAATGATGGGTATTTTcactgtttgacattttctttataccaaacaattagtcaattaataaagaaaataatctgcatattaatcaataatgaaaataattagttgcagcttAAACACAGCTGATATGATGATAGCTTTTGGACTCACTGGGTCTCTTTTCCTTCAAAGGCCTGCACTGTCAAGACAATTTGCCATTGGTCAACAGTGTGACTTTTTGTTGAACAGTATGCAAAAGTACCTCACAAATTCACTTCACCTGCGCAATTGAACTGATCGTAGTGATTCACTGATTTCTGTCTGAAATTTCACAGTAATAAATGCTGTTATGACTGGGCATTTATGCTATGTCTTCCAACTGTTcccacatttttttgtgttaagGTGGTTTCCTATTACTTACTGCCAACAAACTGCTCTGCAGTTCACTTGGGAGAGGACTGTAACACATGTTTAGGTATTGCTTGTACCTGCTCCAAACAACTGAACTGAAGAAGTAAACGCTCGTAAAGTGCTGCCAAAATGCttcaaagaaataataataataataataataataataatacaagcCTAACCAGAATGTAAACATTAACCAGAAGTAAAATGCCTACCTCCGCCTGTGTCGTCCTGCCCCACAGCAGTCAGACCCAGGTCTCCCTGCCAGCGGTTCTGGGCCAGGCTACCGCCACTGTCTCGCATTATCCACGGACAACCCACGACCTGCGCCAGCTCGTCAccttcaaaacaacaaacagagtCTATCATACAGTCAGCTCACAAATCTATTTAGCTACTTTACTTTCTACATAAATGCAGCTTGCCAGTTATCTTGGAGTGACAAAGAACATCACTTTGAACACAGCTGCTCCACAGTGCTCCACTCTCACATTGGCAATAATAAAATTTAGTTGAGCCATATTTCTTCTCCACAATGTGTATCATCATATTTCTGTACCATGAAATATCACCACATCCCTAATTTTACAAGATATAATTTAATGAAACATAAGGTCAGGtgaaaatcatttaaattcaGCTGCCATTTGGGGCTCCAGTATCCAAGCTGCAATAATTTATGGTATAGGTGAGGGAGTAGGAAAAAGAAGCCCTGACACTGATAATGTTTTTGCCCCATCTTTGATCTCAGCATTCCAaactttattttgtgattaagtCACACAGTAATCCCAATGCAAACCAGGGGAAAATGTGAACACTAATTTTTTTACCTGTTATCCAGCAGTGGATTGCATCTTCGAATGTCTTCGAAAGATGTCTA
This sequence is a window from Siniperca chuatsi isolate FFG_IHB_CAS linkage group LG22, ASM2008510v1, whole genome shotgun sequence. Protein-coding genes within it:
- the senp3b gene encoding sentrin-specific protease 3b isoform X1, producing MLSFWADSRHLSKTFEDAIHCWITGDELAQVVGCPWIMRDSGGSLAQNRWQGDLGLTAVGQDDTGGGGIPGDHLIVPVSGHSVPGPMHLRLGQKEKVWTGEYGDEEDRMGRIEAIGDEEEENNLDGEEKGEFEGKGWDNNEEEEEEEEEEEEEIVEEEGDQAEVEWEIPDFTSQSTQHPHSQQHQHYGPQQKPEEGGDVTVEDTVSQPKAGDLFRSHLSRYRALRRLRRWQRLRSYGGLGFRLTQHWKSWRQRAQLVCSQGHWWSRRGRRYNLYGKQKKIKRYQQSPYTDGEDDGNEQRFTESERADKHLNGCSPDKQEDRGRREGEVKPVELALTEEHMSCVTGILEESLQHYGSLIPIHVDDIVEKLQDIFNESFSQPHRKAVVQHLIQSFQRSSGSALAKTFRVNYKRHVLTMDDLGTLYGQNWLNDQVMNMYGDLVMDSVPEKVHFFNSFFYDKLRTKGYEGVKRWTKNVDIFQKDLLLIPIHLEVHWSLVSVDIPRRAITYFDSQRTLNRRCPKHIFKYLQAEAIKKDQQDFLTGWKGFFKMNVGRQNNDSDCGAFVLQYCKCLALGQPFSFGQQDMPRLRRQMYKELCHCKLTL
- the senp3b gene encoding sentrin-specific protease 3b isoform X2, with amino-acid sequence MLSFWADSRHLSKTFEDAIHCWITGDELAQVVGCPWIMRDSGGSLAQNRWQGDLGLTAVGQDDTGGGGIPGDHLIVPVSGHSVPGPMHLRLGQKEKVWTGEYGDEEDRMGRIEAIGDEEEENNLDGEEKGEFEGKGWDNNEEEEEEEEEEEEEIVEEEGDQAEVEWEIPDFTSQSTQHPHSQQHQHYGPQQKPEEGGDVTVEDTVSQPKAGDLFRSHLSRYRALRRLRRWQRLRSYGGLGFRLTQHWKSWRQRAQLVCSQGHWWSRRGRRYNLYGKQKKIKRYQQSPYTDGEDDGNEQRFTESERDKHLNGCSPDKQEDRGRREGEVKPVELALTEEHMSCVTGILEESLQHYGSLIPIHVDDIVEKLQDIFNESFSQPHRKAVVQHLIQSFQRSSGSALAKTFRVNYKRHVLTMDDLGTLYGQNWLNDQVMNMYGDLVMDSVPEKVHFFNSFFYDKLRTKGYEGVKRWTKNVDIFQKDLLLIPIHLEVHWSLVSVDIPRRAITYFDSQRTLNRRCPKHIFKYLQAEAIKKDQQDFLTGWKGFFKMNVGRQNNDSDCGAFVLQYCKCLALGQPFSFGQQDMPRLRRQMYKELCHCKLTL
- the senp3b gene encoding sentrin-specific protease 3b isoform X3 — protein: MRDSGGSLAQNRWQGDLGLTAVGQDDTGGGGIPGDHLIVPVSGHSVPGPMHLRLGQKEKVWTGEYGDEEDRMGRIEAIGDEEEENNLDGEEKGEFEGKGWDNNEEEEEEEEEEEEEIVEEEGDQAEVEWEIPDFTSQSTQHPHSQQHQHYGPQQKPEEGGDVTVEDTVSQPKAGDLFRSHLSRYRALRRLRRWQRLRSYGGLGFRLTQHWKSWRQRAQLVCSQGHWWSRRGRRYNLYGKQKKIKRYQQSPYTDGEDDGNEQRFTESERADKHLNGCSPDKQEDRGRREGEVKPVELALTEEHMSCVTGILEESLQHYGSLIPIHVDDIVEKLQDIFNESFSQPHRKAVVQHLIQSFQRSSGSALAKTFRVNYKRHVLTMDDLGTLYGQNWLNDQVMNMYGDLVMDSVPEKVHFFNSFFYDKLRTKGYEGVKRWTKNVDIFQKDLLLIPIHLEVHWSLVSVDIPRRAITYFDSQRTLNRRCPKHIFKYLQAEAIKKDQQDFLTGWKGFFKMNVGRQNNDSDCGAFVLQYCKCLALGQPFSFGQQDMPRLRRQMYKELCHCKLTL
- the senp3b gene encoding sentrin-specific protease 3b isoform X4 — encoded protein: MHLRLGQKEKVWTGEYGDEEDRMGRIEAIGDEEEENNLDGEEKGEFEGKGWDNNEEEEEEEEEEEEEIVEEEGDQAEVEWEIPDFTSQSTQHPHSQQHQHYGPQQKPEEGGDVTVEDTVSQPKAGDLFRSHLSRYRALRRLRRWQRLRSYGGLGFRLTQHWKSWRQRAQLVCSQGHWWSRRGRRYNLYGKQKKIKRYQQSPYTDGEDDGNEQRFTESERADKHLNGCSPDKQEDRGRREGEVKPVELALTEEHMSCVTGILEESLQHYGSLIPIHVDDIVEKLQDIFNESFSQPHRKAVVQHLIQSFQRSSGSALAKTFRVNYKRHVLTMDDLGTLYGQNWLNDQVMNMYGDLVMDSVPEKVHFFNSFFYDKLRTKGYEGVKRWTKNVDIFQKDLLLIPIHLEVHWSLVSVDIPRRAITYFDSQRTLNRRCPKHIFKYLQAEAIKKDQQDFLTGWKGFFKMNVGRQNNDSDCGAFVLQYCKCLALGQPFSFGQQDMPRLRRQMYKELCHCKLTL